gggaggggtgtgtaacagagagagtgttataactgagagtcttatactgagggaggggtgtgtaacagagagtgttataactgagagtcttatactgagggaggggtgtgtgagagagagagtgttacaactgagagtcttatactgagggaggggtgtgtgagagagagtgttataactgagagtcttatactgagggtggggtgtgtaagagagagagtgttataactgagagtcttatactgagggaggggtgtgtgagagagagagtgttataactgagagtcttatatcgagggaggggtgtgtaacagagagtgttataactgggagtcttatactgagggaggggtgtgtgagagagagagtgttataactgagagtcttatatcgagggaggggtgtgtaacagagagagtgttataacagagagtcttatactgagggaggggtgtgtgagagagagtgttataactgggggtcttatactgagggaggggtgtgtaacagagagagtgttataactgagagtcttatactgagcgaggagtgtgtgagagagagtgttataactgggagtcttatactgagggaggggtgtgtgagagagagagtgttataactgagagtcttatatcgagggaggggtgtgtaacagagagagtgttataactgagagtcttatactgagggaggggtgtgtgagagagagtgttataactgagagtcttatatcgagggaggagtgtgtgagagagtgtgttataactgagagtcttatactgagggaggggtgtgtaacagagagagtgttataactgagagtcttatactgagggaggggtgtgtgtgagagagtgttattactgagagtcttatactgagggtggggtgtgtgagagagagagagtgttataactgagagtcttatactgagggaggggtgtgtaacagagagagtgttataactgagagtcttatactgagggaggggggtgtaacagagagtgtgttataactgagagtcttatactgagggaggggtgtgtaacagagagagtgttataactgagagtcttatactgagggaggggggtgtaacagagagtgtgttataactgagagtcttatactgagggaggggtgtgtgtgagagagagtgttataactgagagtcttatattgagggaggggtgtgtgagagagtgttataactgggagtcttatactgagggaggggtgtgtgtgagagagtgttataactgagagtcttatactgagggaggagtgtgtgagagagagagagtcttatactgagggaggggtgtgtgagagagagtgttataactgggagtcttatactgagggaggggtgtgtaacagagagagtgttataactgagagtcttatactgagggtggggtgtgtaacagagagtgttataactgagagtcttatactgagggaggggtgtgtgagagagagtgttataactgagagtcttatactgagggaggggtgtgtaacagagagtgttataactgagagtcttatactgagggtggggtgtgtaacagagagtgttataactgagagtcttatactgagggaggggtgtgtgagagagagagtgttataactgagagtcttatactgagggaggggggtgtgagagagagtgtgttataactgagagtcttatactgagggaggggtgtgtgagagagagagtgttataactgagagtcttatactgagggaggggtgtgtaacagagagagtgttataactgggggtcttatactgagggaggggtgtgtaacagagagagtgttataactgggggtcttatactgagggaggggtgtgtaacagagagagtattataactgagagtcttatactgagggaggggggtgtcagagagagagtgtgaaaactgagagtcttatactgagggaggggtgtgtgtgagagagagtgttataactgagagtcttatactgagggaggggtgtgtgtgagagagtgttattactgagagtcttatactgagggaggggtgtgtgagagagagtgttattactgagagtcttatactgagggaggggtgtgtgagagagagtgttataactgggggtcttatactgagggaggggtgtgtgtgagagagagtgttataactgagagtcttatactgagggaggggtgtgtgagagagagagtgttataactgagagtcttatactgagggaggggtgtgtaacagagagaatgttataactgagagtcttagactgagggaggggtgtgtgagagagagagcgttataactgagagtcttatactgagggaggggtgtgtgagagagtgttataactgagagtcttatactgagggaggggtgtaacagagagagtgttataactgagagtcttatactgagggaggggggtgtgagagagagtgtgaaaactgagagtcttatactgagggaggggtgtgtgagagagagtgttataactgagagtcttatactgagggaggggtgtgtgagagagagtgttattactgagagtcttatactgagggaggggtgtgtgtgagagagagtgttataactgagagtcttatactgagggaggggtgtgtaacagagagagtgttataactgagagtcttatactgagggaggggggtgtaacagagagtgtgttataactgagagtcttatactgagggaggggtgttacACACAGCAAATGGATAAGTTATCTTGAGTTTAGGACGAAGTGCGTGGCCCGATCTTTCGAAGGTCCGAGGTGATTTTATTCTCGTTGTTTCGCCTTGTGTTTTTTTTGGTGGGTTGTCGGGGGAACAATGCTTCCTAATACGCGGACTTCCTTTTCAGAGTGAGAACCTGCGAGGTAGATGTCGCTCGAGGGTCGTGGCTCAGAGGATGAGGTAAACGGTCGCGCTCTTTGGCAGGACTGGGTCCCGGGCGGAGAGCCCGGCGGAGGTGGGGCGGAGAGCGCAGGTGGTCACCCAGGGCTCCCTCGCCGTTGATCAGCGCGTCGCAGGCCAGGCAGTGGTAGGTGCAGACGGGGACTCTCAGGCTGGCGGACCCTCCAGGACGGGCCCCAGCGCGgcggcagcagcagcaggaggaggaggaggaggaggcgtccCCCGGTGCCCGCTGctccacctcttccccctccccctcctcctcctcctcctcctccaagggAAGCTGGCACTGGCTGCAGGTCAGCTGGTGACGCACGTCCACTGTCACGATGGGGGCAGAGACCTCCTCGTCTCCCCCGCCCCTCGCCTGgtccgccctctccctctcctccggcCTCTTCTttgtcttcttcttctcctcggGGGTCTGGGCCCTGGAAGGGGGGTCGACCTGGGAGAGGGTGACCGAGAGGCTGGATTTGAGCTGCcgctggagggcctcctgcaagCCCTGCTGCAGCAGCACGTTGGGCAGCAGGCCCATCAGAGTCGGGGATAGCAACGGATTGAAAGGCAGCAGGTTCTTCTTGACGCCGTACAAGGGCTGCAGGTAGGTGGCGGGCAGCTGAGGGGCCAGCAGCGAGGAGGCTCCCGGAATCAGGTAAGGGAGGAACTGGCTGCCCAGCAGGGAGGCCGGGTCCCCGGTCAGCGCGGCCTGCAGCCCCTTCATCTTGCCCGGGTCCAGCAGTCCCTCCGGGCCGGGCGCCCGACTGCATCCGTCCGCGGCCTCCAGCTCCTCCGCCTCCGAGCTCCCCCTCCCATCCGTCTCCGGGGCCGGCTGCTGGGGGAGGGGTCCCGCCCCCTGGACCGGGAAGAGGGCGGGCGGGACGGCCGGCGGTCCGACGCCGAGGAGGTTCGAGGGGGTCAAGCCTGgcggagagagaaaataaaaaaagAAGCAATTCACACGGTGggagctgagacctaaccagcgGTTTGAGCCCTGAATCCTGGACCGACACTCCCCGGACTGCACGGCCTCAGGGTGTCCCCcgagcacttcacagccagttgGCTACTTTTCGAAATGTGGTTGCTTTTGTAAAGTAGgagactgagggagcaccgcgctgaatggcctccttctgttcctaagaCCGAACGGGGGcgtaggagatttgatagaggtattcaaaattacgaggggtttcGATGGAgtaagtcccactctccccccccaccctgccctagccctgtaattttttcccttcaagtatttctccaattccccttttgaaagttattattgaatctgcttccaccgccctttcaggcagcgaattccagatcgtcacaactcgctgcgtaaagtaaattctcctcatcttcccccccccccccctggcatTTGTGCCAATGTGTGCTCCGGTTgccggcccttctgccactggaaacggtctctccccatccacgctatcaaatcccctcatgattttgagcacctcgatcaaatctcccctcgaccttctctgctctgaggagaacaaccccagcttctccagtctctccacatcactgaagtccctcatccctggtcccattcttgtaaatctcctccgcaccctctccaaggccttgacatccttcctaaagtgtggtgcccagagttggacacaatactctttaaaaaaaatctagatcGAATTCTCAAAGCCAAGACCAAAATCCCAAAACCAAGACCCTAAAACCAAAATCCCTAAACAAAATCCCAAAGCCAAAACCCTTAAAAAAACCAAAATCCCTAAACAAAATCCCAAAACCAAAACCCTTAAAAACCAAAATCCCTAAACAAAATCCCAAAACCAAAACCCTGAAAAACCAAAATCCCTAAACAAAATCCCAAAACCAAAACCCTTAAAAACCAAAATCCCTAAACAATATCCCAAAACCAAAACCCTTAAAAACCAAAATCCCTAAACAAAATCCCAAAACCAAAACCCTTAAAAACCAAAATCCCTAAACAAAATCCCAAAACCAAAACCCTTAAAAACCAAAATCCCTAAACAAAATCCCAAAACCAAAACCCTTAAAAACCAAAATCCCTAAACAAAATCCCAAAACCAAAACCCTTAAAAGCCAAAATCCCTAAACAAAATCCCAAAACCAAGACCCTAAAACCAAAATCCCAAAACCAAGGCCAAAATCCCAGCTGCCTTTTTCCAGGCCCAAAGCCTAGATCTCAGCCTCCCccgaccaccccccaccccctcctccaatcTGGTTTCTTTAGTTGCCCAAATTAAGGGTCACTCACCTGCGGTCAGAGCGGTGAAGCCGGCTGGAGCTCCTGAGCCGGGCAGCAGGACCGGAGAGAGCCCGGGGGGGAGCCCGGGGAAGGCCAGGCCGCCGAAGGGAGGCGGCTCGTTGAGCGGGCGGTGGACGGTCAGCGGGTGGGAGCTCCGGGCCGGCACGGCCCCCctgaccccctccccttcctcctcctcctcctcctcctcctccccttcctcctccccttcttcctcctcctcctcctcctccaccgccgtCTTCTGCTGCCGGGCCGACGCCGGGCCGAAGTACTTCTTCTCGTGGCGGAGTTGGCCGCGCACCAGTTCCTTCATCTTGGCGATGTGGGGCAGCGAGAACACGTGGTTGCGCACGGCCAGGTAGGCGCCGTACTTGATGCCGCACAGGGCGCAGCCGGATTTGGGCGTGCCGGAGGGCTTGGCGCCATGCTGCTTAAACTTCTTCTCCTTGGCCCTGGCGTTCTGGAACCAAACCTGGACCACCCTCTTGGGCAGGCCGATGTCGTCGCCCAGCAACTGGCACTCCAGCATGGTGGGAGTCCTGTAGTCCTGGAAGCAGGATTTCATCACTTTGAGCTGCAGGCTGGACATCTGCGTGCGGTAACGCCTCGGGCCGTGCCGCTCCTCCGGCTCGGCCGGCCttgcgggggcggggaggggggaggccgggCAGCCGCCGGACGCCGGCGGGGACGACGACCCCGGGCCCCCCGCGGGGCTGGAGCCCTCGCCCGGGCGGGCGGGGCCCTCCGCCGCCGCAGGGTCCGAGGCCTCTCCGTCCGACCTGCCCCCCTCGTCGGTCAGTGGCGGAggggcaggggaggaggaggaggaggaggaggaggaggagaagtcggcAGGCgggctctcccctcctcctcctcctcctcttcctcctcctccccccgccgcccCGCCCAGGAAGCGGGGTCCGAACAGCATGCCGGCCTGGCACTCCAGGTCCCTGCGCCACTCCTCCAGCGCCAGCGACTCGGTCTCGGGCAGCCGCGGCGGCGGGAACCGGGGGCCCGGGTGGAGCTGCGCCTCGGcctggggcgggggaggaggggcggggcaccTGCCGAAGGGGAACTGGGGGCCCCCGGTCGGGGGCTGCGGCCCCACAAAGCGGAACTGGCCCTTGCGCTCCCGGGCGCGGGTGTTCTGGAACCAGACCTGGACCACCCTCTTCTTCAGCCCCACCTCCTGGGAGACGCGATCCAACACTTTCCGGGTGGGGTTGGAATCCTGGATGTAGCGCTGGTACAGGATTTCCAATTGCTCGGGCAGGATGGTGGTCCTCAACCGTTTGTCCCTGGGCGGCTgcagctgctcctcctcctcctcctcctcctccttctcctccaaccccctccccgcccctgggCCGGGAGCCTGCTCCTGCACCCCGACCGCCGCCGGCCTCTCGGCCTCCAGCTTCCTCTTGAGGGCCCCCCCCGGCTGGGGGCTGCCGGGCTCGAAGGGGGCCAGGCGGCTGGGGGGTCGGGGCCGCGGCAGCAGCTGCCCGCGGAGGGCCAGGTAGTGGAGCCTCTGGTGCTCCTTGAGGAGCTCCGAAGTGGGGAAGGTCAGCCTGCACTGGTCGCAGGGGTAGTCCCCCCGGGCGGGGACCAGGAAGTCCGGGACGGCggggggcggcggcggcggcgaacACCGAGGAGGGGCTGGGGAGGACTGGGGCCGCGGCTCGTCcgggctctcctcctcctcctccggctccgcGGGCGACTGGGGGGAGGGCGGGCCGAGCGTCCGGGGCTCCCCGGGGGCTGCGTCCGTCTCGGGTGCgggcgaggggaggagggaggggggccgAGGGCTTGCCTCCTCTTCCCCCGACGCCACAGATGTCGGGCGGACTTTCCCTCGgtcctcgcccccctcctcctcctcctcctcctccccgtacgCCGGGCGAGGGCTGCCGTCCAAGAGGGCTCGCAGGGCGCCAAGCTGGAAGCCAGCGTAATTGGCACCGggggcctccccctccccctcctcctcctcctccgcccgcTCTCGGCCGGCACGCCCGTTGGGCTCCTGGGAGGAGCGCGGGCTCTCGCTGCCGGGGGGTGGGTTGGGCGGAGGGGCCGGGTACAAGCTGTCGTAGCTCTCCCTGAACCGTTTGGCGTAGCGGTCCAGCTCGTCGGAGGGGAAGAGTCGGCCGTGGACCTGCTCCTCGTGGCTCTTGAGGATCAGCGTGTTGGAGAAGAGTTTGCAGCAGCCGGAGCACTGGAGCTTGCCGCTGGGGCCGCTGACGctgcccggcccggcccggccagcCCTGGACTGGGCGCATTGCCTGCCCTCGTTGTACTGGATGACCAGCTCGAAACCAAAGTTCTCCAGCAGGGCGCGAGCGGCGTTCCGCGAGACGTCGGCGGGGacccggggaggaggaggaggaggaggagggaggggagcctcCCCCTCGGCCTCCCGCCTCTCGCCGGCCCTCCCCGCCTCCGCCGGGGCCTGCCGCTGGCCGTGGGGTTGGGCCTGGAGCGCGGGCTGGGGCCAGGGGGCCAggggaggcgggggcgggggcaggggcaAGCGCATCCCGCCCAGCATCACCCCCGAGACGGGGAAGAGCCCCCCCACCTCGGGGCCCAGCTGGAACTCGGGCAGGCAGAAGGGCAGGAGGAGCTGCTGCTGGGGCTGGGGGCGTTGGAACTGGATCagggcctcgggggccaggggcAAAGGAGGGGGCAGGATGGCCGGGCCGAAGAGGGGGGCCTGGAGGAAGGAGGCCGGCGGGTGGAGGGAGGGCGAGAGGTGGGCGGGAGGAGGGGCGAAGGGCAGGAAGGAGGCCTCGGGGGGTTCGAGGGGAGGGTTGGCACGCTGGCCCTCGTCCCCGGCCGCTTCCAACTTGGCCGCCCTGGAGCGAGTCTGGTGCAGGACGGAACGCATGTGGATCTCCAGTGTCGAGCTCTGGTTGTACGATACTTTGCAGGTGGCGCACCTGAAGGGCTTGTCAGCCACACCGGTCACGGAGCCTGGGATCTCCCCCGGGGGCGGCAGGGCTGGATCCTGGGAGGCCTTCCTCATCTTGTGGAGATGGGAGACGGAATTGTAGTGCACGAGCAGGATGTTCTTTTGGGTGAAGGACTCCTTGCAGACGGCGCACTTGTACGGGCGCAAAGGATCCAGGAATTTGTCCATCAGGAAGTTGGGGCCTTTCCTGACCGGAGGGGCCTGCAGCCTGGGCTCTGGGTCGGTCGTCTTCTCCCCCGGCGgctcttcctccccttcctcctccccctcctcctgctcctcgggATCGGGCGGGAGCGAGGGTCCCGGCCGGGCGATGGGCTGCAGGAGCGAGGGGACTCCGGCTCGCTCCCTCGCCGagtcgccgccgccgccgcccgtCTCCGGGCCGCGCTGGTCGCAGGGgccctgctccgtctccccgccGTCGGCGCTGGGGGCCGGCTCGCCCTGGGCTCGGCCGAAGTGGCCCCGAGGGGGGGTCCCCGATGTCTGGAGGTGGTCCCTGCAG
The sequence above is a segment of the Heptranchias perlo isolate sHepPer1 unplaced genomic scaffold, sHepPer1.hap1 HAP1_SCAFFOLD_1357, whole genome shotgun sequence genome. Coding sequences within it:
- the LOC137308653 gene encoding zinc finger homeobox protein 2-like; amino-acid sequence: MLGHSASFNVHPFLTKSCFYLTVRSKDETTGTTQSGFAPKPRAREGPGDTRETAVSDGDHGSAAPSDSKGEQSAAHHQFHVAVRHPEAPRLRCPLCQDALCGRTGLRFHLAHVHSVVSDCVERLLAVASVVDVSICDGPASLLASRETPCDLPNPAPAPNVPPESKQTAGPSSAIGMKAPEQPERKERASPSSRGGVCRDHLQTSGTPPRGHFGRAQGEPAPSADGGETEQGPCDQRGPETGGGGGDSARERAGVPSLLQPIARPGPSLPPDPEEQEEGEEEGEEEPPGEKTTDPEPRLQAPPVRKGPNFLMDKFLDPLRPYKCAVCKESFTQKNILLVHYNSVSHLHKMRKASQDPALPPPGEIPGSVTGVADKPFRCATCKVSYNQSSTLEIHMRSVLHQTRSRAAKLEAAGDEGQRANPPLEPPEASFLPFAPPPAHLSPSLHPPASFLQAPLFGPAILPPPLPLAPEALIQFQRPQPQQQLLLPFCLPEFQLGPEVGGLFPVSGVMLGGMRLPLPPPPPPLAPWPQPALQAQPHGQRQAPAEAGRAGERREAEGEAPLPPPPPPPPRVPADVSRNAARALLENFGFELVIQYNEGRQCAQSRAGRAGPGSVSGPSGKLQCSGCCKLFSNTLILKSHEEQVHGRLFPSDELDRYAKRFRESYDSLYPAPPPNPPPGSESPRSSQEPNGRAGRERAEEEEEGEGEAPGANYAGFQLGALRALLDGSPRPAYGEEEEEEEGGEDRGKVRPTSVASGEEEASPRPPSLLPSPAPETDAAPGEPRTLGPPSPQSPAEPEEEEESPDEPRPQSSPAPPRCSPPPPPPAVPDFLVPARGDYPCDQCRLTFPTSELLKEHQRLHYLALRGQLLPRPRPPSRLAPFEPGSPQPGGALKRKLEAERPAAVGVQEQAPGPGAGRGLEEKEEEEEEEEQLQPPRDKRLRTTILPEQLEILYQRYIQDSNPTRKVLDRVSQEVGLKKRVVQVWFQNTRARERKGQFRFVGPQPPTGGPQFPFGRCPAPPPPPQAEAQLHPGPRFPPPRLPETESLALEEWRRDLECQAGMLFGPRFLGGAAGGGGGRGGGGGGESPPADFSSSSSSSSSSPAPPPLTDEGGRSDGEASDPAAAEGPARPGEGSSPAGGPGSSSPPASGGCPASPLPAPARPAEPEERHGPRRYRTQMSSLQLKVMKSCFQDYRTPTMLECQLLGDDIGLPKRVVQVWFQNARAKEKKFKQHGAKPSGTPKSGCALCGIKYGAYLAVRNHVFSLPHIAKMKELVRGQLRHEKKYFGPASARQQKTAVEEEEEEEEGEEEGEEEEEEEEEGEGVRGAVPARSSHPLTVHRPLNEPPPFGGLAFPGLPPGLSPVLLPGSGAPAGFTALTAGLTPSNLLGVGPPAVPPALFPVQGAGPLPQQPAPETDGRGSSEAEELEAADGCSRAPGPEGLLDPGKMKGLQAALTGDPASLLGSQFLPYLIPGASSLLAPQLPATYLQPLYGVKKNLLPFNPLLSPTLMGLLPNVLLQQGLQEALQRQLKSSLSVTLSQVDPPSRAQTPEEKKKTKKRPEERERADQARGGGDEEVSAPIVTVDVRHQLTCSQCQLPLEEEEEEEGEGEEVEQRAPGDASSSSSSCCCCRRAGARPGGSASLRVPVCTYHCLACDALINGEGALGDHLRSPPHLRRALRPGPSPAKERDRLPHPLSHDPRATSTSQVLTLKRKSAY